The following are encoded in a window of Podospora pseudoanserina strain CBS 124.78 chromosome 6, whole genome shotgun sequence genomic DNA:
- a CDS encoding hypothetical protein (EggNog:ENOG503NVK1; COG:J): protein MASDAPHDARLPLLKIYNSLTRTKNDFIPVDPTGEVVTWYACGPTVYEDAHLGHAKNRVSTDIIRRIMRDYFGFRVKFVMNTTDIDDKIILQARRQHLLARFKHQHAEEETVSETVLAEVKAAFLQYVGKNLPSLPGGMNPESFAEEVNKAYKETLQSQSVTVEDLLLRADIGTAQLAAEAVQNPGTASEFFAKADDVLLPYLDALHGASIDSNNHQIYLELSQKFERRFFEDMDALNVLPPDQLTRVTQYVRQIVDFVEKVVATGFGYATPDGSVYFDIDSFEKAGHSYSRL from the exons ATGGCTTCCGACGCTC cccaTGACGCTCGACTGCCCCTATTGAAGATCTACAACAGCTTAACGCGGACCAAGAATGACTTCATCCCAGTTGATCCAACAGGGGAAGTCGTTACGTGGTACGCCTGCGGCCCTACAGTGTACGAAGACGCCCATCTGGGCCACGCTAAGAATCGTGTGTCGACCGACATCATTCGCCGTATCATGAGGGACTATTTCGGCTTCCGAGTCAAGTTCGTCATGAATACCACCGATATCGACGACAAGATTATCCTCCAGGCTCGTCGTCAACACCTGCTCGCGCGATTCAAGCATCAACATGCTGAGGAAGAGACGGTTAGTGAGACGGTTCTGGCTGAGGTGAAGGCCGCATTTCTCCAATATGTTGGCAAGAATCTGCCGTCGTTGCCGGGGGGTATGAACCCAGAGAGCTTCGCCGAGGAAGTCAACAAGGCGTACAAGGAAACGCTACAAAGCCAGAGTGTTACTGTCGAGGATTTGCTGCTCAGGGCGGATATTGGGACAGCACAGTTGGCTGCCGAGGCCGTCCAAAACCCTGGAACAGCGTCTGAGTTCTTCGCCAAAGCTGACGATGTCCTGCTGCCATATCTGGATGCATTGCATGGTGCCTCTATCGACTCGAACAATCATCAGATTTACCTGGAGCTGAGCCAGAAATTCGAGCGCCGCTTCTTCGAAGACATGGATGCGCTGAACGTCCTGCCTCCCGACCAACTGACACGTGTGACCCAGTATGTCAGACAAATCGTCGACTTTGTAGAGAAGGTTGTGGCGACTGGTTTCGGGTACGCTACCCCCGATGGTTCCGTCTACTTCGATATCGACTCGTTTGAGAAAGCTGGGCATAGCTACTCCCGACTGTAA
- the CARS1 gene encoding Cysteine--tRNA ligase, cytoplasmic (EggNog:ENOG503NVK1; COG:J), with translation MKRSPNHFALWKASKPGEPAWDSPWGRGRPGWHIECSAMASEAIGKTMDIHSGGVDLRFPHHDNELAQSEAYWSTPDCHVQIRGLKMSKSLKNYTTIRSVLSEKDWTARSLRICFLLMP, from the exons ATGAAGAGGAGCCCGAATCATTTTGCCCTGTGGAAGGCCAGCAAGCCAGGCGAACCAGCCTGGGATAGCCCGTGGGGTCGTGGGCGGCCTGGGTGGCACATTGAATGCTCTGCCATGGCGTCGGAAGCGATAGGGAAGACGATGGATATTCATTCCGGAGGGGTTGACCTTCGTTTCCCTCACCATGACAACGAGTTGGCACAGTCAGAGGCGTATTGGTCGACTCCGGACTGCCATGTGCA GATCCGAGGCTTGAAGATGAGCAAGAGTCTTAAGAACTACACAACTATTCGAAGTGTGCTCTCCGAGAAAGACTGGACTGCTCGGTCTCTCCGAATCTGCTTCCTTTTGATGCCTTGA
- a CDS encoding hypothetical protein (EggNog:ENOG503NVK1; COG:J), producing the protein MKAVIGWEGRLNNFFLKSLDLSKHTRPNAEGQDIGVADQQLLKSLEKAKADVDNALCDSFNTSAVMRILSDLVTKVNSAEKLADETVLSLARWVTRIVTIFGLDPEGDLTNSERIYLEDRNSPLLALVRLLDRSLIEARAEQESLAIAKAKAKLEQKAKEAEKERELRERAKIDPAAMFKTSEYKE; encoded by the exons ATGAAGGCGGTaattgggtgggagggtaGGCTTAATAATTTCTTTTTGAAGAGCTTGGATCTGTCAAAACACACCCGCCCCAATGCCGAGGGTCAAGATATTGGGGTTGCTGACCAGCAGTTGCTGAAGTCtctggagaaggcgaaggcCGACGTCGACAATGCGCTCTGCGATTCCTTCAACACATCCGCTGTGATGAGAATCCTCTCTGATCTTGTCACCAAGGTGAACTCAGCCGAGAAGCTTGCCGACGAAACAGTCCTCTCCCTGGCGCGATGGGTTACTCGCATTGTCACCATCTTCGGCCTGGATCCTGAAGGGGATCTCACCAATTCAGAAC GGATATATCTGGAGGACCGCAATAGCCCTCTGCTTGCCTTGGTGAGGCTTCTCGATAGGTCTCTCATAGAGGCTCGCGCAGAGCAAGAGTCCCTTGCTATCGCCaaagccaaggccaagctGGAGCAGAAAGCAAAGGAGGCtgagaaagagagggagcTGCGGGAACGTGCCAAAATCGATCCTGCGGCAATGTTCAAGACGTCTGAGTATAAGGAATGA
- a CDS encoding hypothetical protein (EggNog:ENOG503PI39) yields MSSSPTTSTPNLSASSSTVDLSHYDPKVRNLLETGSVKFHIRTAGAKWECTIVDRNTHERRKTLRGDSSSSITTLDSNQASPSAH; encoded by the exons ATGtcttcctcacccaccaccagcacccccaatCTCTCTGCTTCCTCCAGCACGGTTGACCTCTCCCACTACGACCCCAAGGTCCGCAACCTGCTCGAGACAGGTAGCGTCAAGTTCCACATTCGCACCGCTGGTGCCAAGTGGGAGTGCACCATTGTCGACCGGAATACCCA CGAAAGAAGAAAGACCCTCCGCGgcgactcctcctcctccatcacaaCGCTTGACTCGAACCAAGCGAGCCCTTCTGCTCACTGA
- the IDH2 gene encoding NAD-dependent isocitrate dehydrogenase (COG:C; EggNog:ENOG503NVMJ), giving the protein MFALRAIAVPAQRQAFRAAPRAAVTLSLQNQRLYSEKVAKYEGKKDAKGNYTVSLIEGDGIGPEIAVAVKDIFAAAKTPISWEPINVDPILKDGKTAIPDDAIESIKRNKIALKGPLATPIGKGHVSLNLTLRRTFNLFANLRPCRSVAGYKTPYDNVDTVLIRENTEGEYSGIEHVVVDGVVQSIKLITREASERVLRFAFQHARSIGRKKVRVVHKATIMKMSDGLFLQCAHNIAKEFPDIEFDAELLDNTCLKMTTDPIPYNDKVLVMPNLYGDILSDMCAGLIGGLGLTPSGNIGDECSIFEAVHGSAPDIAGKGLANPTALLLSSMMMLRHMSLNEYADRIEKAAFATLAEGKALTGDLGGKASTKQFTDAIIEKL; this is encoded by the exons ATGTTCGCCCTCCGTGCCATTGCTGTGCCTGCGCAGCGCCAGGCCTTCCGCGCAGCTCCCCGCGCGGCCGTCACTCTTTCGCTGCAG AACCAGAGACTATACTCCGAGAAGGTCGCCAAGTACGAGGGAAAGAAGGATGCGAAG GGTAACTACACAGTCAGTTTGATCGAGGGTGATGGCATTGGCCCCGAGATTGCCGTTGCCGTCAAGGACAtcttcgccgccgccaag ACGCCAATTTCCTGGGAACCCATCAACGTCgaccccatcctcaaggaTGGCAAGACTGCTATCCCCGACGATGCCATCGAGAGCATCAAGAGAAACAAGATTGCCCTCAAGGGTCCTCTTGCT ACCCCCATCGGCAAGGGCCACGTCTCTCTCAACTTGACCCTTCGTCGCACTTTCAACCTCTTCGCCAACCTCCGTCCCTGCCGCTCGGTTGCTGGATACAAGACCCCCTACGATAACGTCGACACCGTCCTGATCCGCGAGAACACCGAGGGCGAGTACTCCGGCATTGAGCACgttgtggtggatggtgtcgTCCAGAGCATCAAGCTCATCACCCGCGAGGCCAGCGAGCGCGTCCTCCGGTTCGCCTTTCAGCATGCCCGCTCCATCGGCCGCAAGAAGGTCCGTGTCGTCCACAAGGCCACCATCATGAAGATGTCCGACGGTCTTTTCCTCCAGTGCGCCCACAACATCGCCAAGGAGTTCCCCGATATCGAGTTCGACGCcgagctcctcgacaacACCTGCCTCAAGATGACTACCGACCCCATCCCCTACAACGACAAGGTCCTCGTCATGCCCAACCTGTACGGTGACATTCTCTCCGACATGTGCGCCGGTCTCATTGGCGGTCTCGGGTTGACGCCCTCCGGCAACATTGGCGACGAGTGCTCCATCTTCGAGGCCGTCCACGGTTCCGCCCCTGATATTGCCGGCAAGGGTCTTGCCAACCCCaccgctctcctcctcagctccatgatgatgttgagacACATGAGCCTGAACGAGTACGCCGACCGCATCGAGAAGGCGGCTTTCGCCACCCTTGCCGAGGGCAAGGCTCTTACTGGTGATCTTGGTGGCAAGGCTTCCACCAAGCAGTTCACAGATGCGATTATCGAGAAGCTTTAA